TAAATTCAGGATGGGTGAAGAACGTTGCTACTATTAACATTGGCAGGAGGATGCTGCTGATGTTCCTACGTTAAAATTTAAATCTATCAAATCACCCTTGTTGTGAGAATCCTCAAGAAATTTATTGAACATCGAAGCATCTATACCATCGGTGAtgtattcaaatatttcTCTAATCATTATATTGTTCTTAGCACTTGCTCTAAAAAATTGGGCAATTTCCTTATGATTTTCTAAGAAACTTCTTATCTCCTCCTCGTATCTGCATTCCCcattttccaaaagatCAAGTTTATTGCCCACAAGTATAATTTTCATATCTCCTCCATCAGCTTCTATATATTCATTTAACTCCCCTATCCAGTATTCAGCTTTTTTGAAACTCTCCAAATTTGTCAAATCGAAAACTATAATAGCCgcatttgaatttctaTAATACAAGGGTGTTAGATTATGAAATCTTTCTTGACCAGCAGTA
The window above is part of the Pichia kudriavzevii chromosome 1, complete sequence genome. Proteins encoded here:
- a CDS encoding uncharacterized protein (PKUD0A10300; Pfam Domains: Ras(4.9e-51)|Miro(8.9e-17)), yielding MSNSDGKSHCMLTTKPERVVDYKIVLLGETSVGKSSILERLQNDTFNDSKSSTIGAAFISKKVIKNETDLINLQIWDTAGQERFHNLTPLYYRNSNAAIIVFDLTNLESFKKAEYWIGELNEYIEADGGDMKIILVGNKLDLLENGECRYEEEIRSFLENHKEIAQFFRASAKNNIMIREIFEYITDGIDASMFNKFLEDSHNKGDLIDLNFNVGTSAASSCQC